The Scomber scombrus chromosome 5, fScoSco1.1, whole genome shotgun sequence genome window below encodes:
- the polr2d gene encoding DNA-directed RNA polymerase II subunit RPB4: MATGGGAATAHVGDVEEDASQLQFPKEFENSETLLNSEVHMLLEHRKQQNESAEDEQELSEVFMKTLNYTARFSRFKNRETITAVRSLLLQKKLHKFELSSLANLCPEAAEEAKALIPSLEGRFEDEELQQILDDIQTKRSFQY; the protein is encoded by the exons ATGGCGACCGGAGGCGGCGCGGCTACTGCTCATGTCGGTGATGTTGAAGAAGATGCTTCTCAGCTGCAGTTCCCCAAAG AGTTCGAGAACTCGGAGACGCTGCTGAACTCGGAGGTCCACATGTTGCTGGAACATCGGAAGCAGCAGAACGAGAGCGCGGAGGACGAGCAGGAGCTGTCCGAAGTCTTCATGAAGACGCTCAACTACACGGCTCGATTCAGCCGCTTCAAGAACAGAGAGACCATCACCGCCGTGCGCAG TCTCCTCCTGCAGAAGAAGCTCCATAAGTTCGAGCTGTCCAGTTTGGCCAATCTGTGTCCAGAAGCAGCTGAAGAGGCCAAAGCTTTGATCCCCAG tctggAGGGACGCTTCGAGGAcgaggagctgcagcagatccTAGACGACATCCAGACCAAGAGAAGCTTCCAGTACTGA
- the LOC133980035 gene encoding olfactory receptor 52E4-like yields the protein MNSTQVSYFTLSAYFDTGALRYLYFVIIMVLYMLIVGSNVFLIVVICMNRSLHEPMYLFLCSLFVNELYGSTGLFPFLLLQILSDIHTVSKPLCFLQIFCVHFYGSVELFTLGVMSYDRYLAICCPLQYHTRMTHSRVLVLTGLVWFYSVVATVAMMSLSAPLQLCGNIIHKVYCDNFSVVKLACSDTSINNVYGLLYMFTVIVSLVVLILFSYVRILRVCFSGCKQSRQKAVSTCTPHLASLLNFTFGAFFEIVQSRFDMSRVPNMLRVVLSLYWLTCQPLLNPVLYGLNITKIRIICSNLGKRM from the coding sequence ATGAACTCTACTCAGGTTTCAtatttcactctctctgcttACTTTGACACTGGAGCGTTGAGATATTTATACTTTGTGATTATTATGGTTTTATACATGTTGATAGTTGGTTCCAATGTGTTTCTCATTGTGGTTATCTGCATGAACAGAAGCTTACATGAACCTATGTACCTTTTCCTGTGCAGCCTGTTTGTAAATGAACTGTATGGTAGTACAGGGTTGTTTCCATTCCTTCTGCTTCAGATCCTCTCTGACATTCACACTGTTTCTAAACCTCTGTGCTTCCTGCAGATCTTCTGTGTGCATTTCTACGGCAGCGTAGAGTTGTTCACGTTAGGCGTCATGTCTTATGATCGGTATCTAGCTATCTGTTGTCCTCTGCAGTATCACACCCGTATGACTCACAGCAGGGTTCTGGTTCTGACCGGGTTGGTGTGGTTCTACAGCGTGGTGGCGACAGTGGCCATGATGTCTCTGAGTGCTCCTCTGCAGCTGTGTGGAAACATCATCCACAAAGTTTACTGTGATAACTTCTCTGTGGTTAAACTGGCCTGTTCGGACACGTCCATCAATAACGTCTACGGGCTGCTTTACATGTTCACCGTCATCGTGTCTCTGGTGGTTCTGATCCTTTTCTCCTACGTGAGGATCCTCAGAGTTTGTTTCTCAGGTTGTAAACAGAGCCGACAGAAAGCCGTCAGCACCTGCACGCCTCACCTCGCCTCGCTGCTCAACTTCACCTTCGGAGCGTTCTTTGAGATCGTTCAGAGCAGGTTCGATATGAGCCGAGTTCCCAACATGCTGCGTGTGGTTCTGTCTCTGTACTGGCTCACATGTCAGCCGCTGCTCAACCCGGTGCTGTACGGACTGAACATCACGAAGATACGCATCATATGCAGCAACCTGGGTAAGAGGATGTAG
- the LOC133981093 gene encoding olfactory receptor 11A1-like: MTGNSTLSYFILGAYMYTGPLRYLYFMLTVMLYIVIVISNSSLIVVICMNRSLHEPMYLFLCSLFVNELYGSTGLFPFLLLQVLSDIHTVSKPLCFLQIFCLYTYANVEFCNLAIMSYDRYLAICFPLQYNTRMTSNKAVIFIILIWFYSFGKFLITLSLNIRLTLCGNIINSVVCRNYLIVKLACSDTEVNNIYGLFAIFVSITVPLFPILFSYTKILKVCFSGSKQTRQKAVSTCTPHLVSLLNFSFGCCFEILQSRFDMKRVPNVLRIVLSLYFVILQPLLNPVMFGFQMSKIRNTCKHIFFCKMLSGHKDPMQM, encoded by the coding sequence ATGACGGGAAATTCAACTTTATCATATTTCATTCTTGGAGCTTATATGTACACAGGACCTTTGAGATACTTGTATTTCATGTTAACTGTGATGTTGtacattgttattgttatttccAACTCATCACTCATTGTGGTTATCTGCATGAACAGAAGCTTACATGAACCTATGTACCTTTTCCTGTGCAGCCTGTTTGTAAATGAACTGTATGGTAGTACAGGGTTGTTTCCATTCCTTCTGCTTCAGGTCCTCTCTGACATTCACACTGTTTCTAAACCTCTGTGCTTCCTGCAGATCTTCTGTTTGTACACTTATGCAAATGTAGAGTTTTGTAACTTAGCCATCATGTCTTATGACAGGTATCTTGCTATCTGTTTTCCTCTGCAATATAACACACGGATGACGTCTAACAAGGCagttatctttattattttaatatggtTTTATTCATTTGGGAAATTTCTCATTACTTTATCTTTAAACATCCGTTTGACATTGTGTGGAAACATCATAAACAGTGTGGTCTGCAGAAACTACCTCATAGTAAAGTTGGCCTGTTCTGACACAGAAGTGAATAACATTTATGGactttttgccatttttgtgTCGATCACAGTCCCTCTGTTTCCAATCCTTTTCTCTTACACCAAAATccttaaagtgtgtttttctggatccaAACAGACCCGACAGAAAGCCGTCAGTACCTGCACACCTCACCTCGTGTCTCTGCTGAACTTTTCTTTTGGCTGCTGCTTTGAAATCCTTCAGAGTAGATTTGATATGAAGCGTGTCCCCAACGTGCTGCGCATCGTCCTCTCGCTGTACTTTGTGATACTGCAACCTCTTCTGAATCCTGTCATGTTTGGATTCCAAATGTCTAAAATACGAAACACATGTAAACATATCTTCTTTTGTAAAATGTTGTCTGGTCACAAAGATCCTATGCagatgtaa
- the LOC133980031 gene encoding olfactory receptor 10A6-like: protein MMMMMNSTQVSYFTLSAYFDTGALRYLYFVIIMVLYMLIVGSNVFLIVVICMNRSLHEPMYLFLCSLFVNELYGSTGLFPFLLLQILSDIHTVSKPFCFLQIFCLYSYGGVEFLTLAIMSYDRYLAICYPLQYNTCMTPHKIAKLTALIWLYPLFINAVIVAGLTAPLQLCGNIINKVYCDNYYVVKLACSDISLNNIFGLSHMFIVILGLIVVIIYTYIRILRVCFSGQQTRRKAFSTCTPHLASLLNFSCGAFFEILQSRFNLRRLPNVLRIILSLYWLTFQPLINPLLYGLKMSKIRIISKNLLFGSQM, encoded by the coding sequence atgatgatgatgatgaactcCACTCAGGTTTCAtatttcactctctctgcttACTTTGACACTGGAGCTTTGAGATATTTATACTTTGTGATTATTATGGTTTTATACATGTTGATAGTTGGTTCCAATGTGTTTCTCATTGTGGTTATCTGCATGAACAGAAGCTTACATGAACCTATGTACCTTTTCCTGTGCAGCCTGTTTGTAAATGAACTGTATGGTAGTACAGGGTTGTTTCCATTCCTTCTGCTTCAGATCCTCTCTGACATTCACACTGTTTCTAAACCTTTTTGCTTCCTGCAGATCTTCTGTTTGTATTCTTATGGAGGTGTAGAGTTCCTGACGTTAGCCATCATGTCTTATGACAGGTATCTAGCTATCTGTTATCCTCTGCAGTATAACACCTGTATGACTCCTCATAAGATAGCTAAGCTGACTGCTCTGATCTGGCTCTATCCTCTGTTCATCAACGCTGTGATCGTAGCCGGTCTCACTGCTCCTCTGCAGCTCTGCGGAAACATCATCAACAAAGTTTACTGTGATAATTATTACGTAGTGAAGCTGGCCTGTTCGGACATCTCACTCAATAACATCTTCGGCCTGAGTCACATGTTCATAGTGATCTTGGGTCTGATCGTGGTCATTATTTACACGTACATCCGGATCCTCAGAGTGTGTTTCTCGGGTCAGCAGACGAGACGTAAAGCGTTCAGCACCTGCACGCCTCACCTCGCCTCGCTGCTCAACTTCTCATGTGGAGCTTTCTTTGAGATATTACAGAGCAGGTTTAATTTGAGACGACTTCCCAATGTGCTGCGTATTATTCTGTCATTATACTGGCTCACGTTCCAGCCGCTCATTAACCCTTTACTGTACGGACTGAAGATGTCCAAAATACGGATTATATCAAAGAATCTGTTGTTTGGGAGCCAAATGTAA
- the LOC133980036 gene encoding olfactory receptor 11A1-like, translating to MINSTQVSYFILTAYIDTGPFKYLYFIIILSLYMLIVGSNVFLIVVICMNRSLHEPMYLFLCSLFVNELYGSTGLFPFLLLQILSDIHTVSKPFCFLQIFCLYSYVNVEFLNLAIMSYDRYLAICYPLQYNTRMTPNKIRILIAVTWLFSFLAIIALLSLSATLQLCGNIINKLNCGNYPIVKLACSDTRVNNIYGLIYTVISICVPLILILYTYLKILRVCFSGSKQTRQKAVSTCTPHIVSLLNFSFGCCFQILQSRFDMSRVPNVLRVFLSLYFGILQPLLIPIMYGMQMSKIRNTCKQVFR from the coding sequence ATGATCAACTCCACTCAGGTTTCATATTTCATACTCACTGCCTATATTGACACTGGaccttttaaatatttgtattttataatcattttgtctttatatATGTTGATAGTTGGTTCCAATGTGTTTCTCATTGTGGTTATCTGCATGAACAGAAGCTTACATGAACCTATGTACCTTTTCCTGTGCAGCCTGTTTGTAAATGAACTGTATGGTAGTACAGGGTTGTTTCCATTCCTTCTGCTTCAGATCCTCTCTGACATTCACACTGTTTCTAAACCTTTTTGCTTCCTGCAGATCTTCTGTTTGTATTCTTATGTTAATGTAGAATTTTTGAACTTAGCCATCATGTCGTATGACAGATATCTTGCTATCTGTTATCCTCTGCAATATAACACACGTATGACTCCTAATAAGATAAGAATACTTATTGCTGTAACATGGCTGTTCTCTTTTCTTGCAATTATTGCTTTGCTGTCTTTGAGTGCTACTTTACAGCTGTGTGGAAACATTATTAACAAACTTAACTGTGGAAACTACCCCATTGTTAAACTGGCATGCTCTGACACCAGAGTCAATAACATCTATGGACTCATTTATACTGTTATTTCAATCTGTGTTCCTCTGATTTTAATTCTTTACACGTACTTAAAGATTCTTagagtttgtttttctggtAGTAAACAGACCAGACAGAAAGCTGTCAGTACCTGCACACCTCACATTGTTTCCCTGCTCAACTTCTCTTTTGGATGTTGTTTTCAAATATTACAGAGCAGGTTTGATATGAGCAGAGTACCAAATGTTCTGCGAGTATTTCTGTCTTTATATTTTGGAATACTGCAACCACTTTTGATTCCCATCATGTATGGGAtgcaaatgtcaaaaataagaaatacatGTAAACAAGTCTTCCGTTGA
- the LOC133981094 gene encoding olfactory receptor 10A6-like — protein sequence MVNSTYSSYFILGTYLHVGGLAYFYFMLTVMVYIVIVISNSSLIVVICMNRSLHEPMYLFLCSLFVNELYGSTGLFPFLLLQILSDIHTVSKPFCFLQIFCIYTYGSIQFCNLAIMSYDRYLAICFPLQYNTQMTSNKAVIFIIVIWFYSFVKFLITLSLNIHLSLCGNIINSLYCHNYLVAKLACSDSEVNNIYGLFGVVLTIIVPLFPIFFSYTKILKVCFSGSKQTRQRAVSTCTPHLVSLLNFSFGCLFEILQSRFDMSGVSSEFRIILSLYFLIMQPLLNPIMYGLQMSKIRNTCKQLLCDKMLSGHRNIM from the coding sequence ATGGTGAATTCAACTTATTCATCTTATTTTATTCTTGGAACTTATCTGCATGTTGGAGGTTTGGCATATTTCTATTTCATGTTAACTGTGATGGTttacattgttattgttatttccAACTCATCACTCATTGTGGTTATCTGCATGAACAGAAGCTTACATGAACCTATGTACCTTTTCCTGTGCAGCCTGTTTGTAAATGAACTGTATGGTAGTACAGGGTTGTTTCCATTCCTTCTGCTTCAGATCCTCTCTGACATTCACACTGTTTCTAAACCTTTTTGCTTCCTGCAGATCTTCTGTATTTATACATATGGCAGTATACAGTTTTGTAATTTAGCCATCATGTCTTATGACAGGTATCTTGCTATCTGTTTTCCTCTGCAGTATAACACACAGATGACGTCTAACAAGGCAGTTATCTTTATTATTGTGATatggttttattcatttgtgaaatttctCATTACTTTATCTTTAAACATCCATTTGTCTCTTTGTGGAAACATCATAAACAGTTTGTATTGTCATAACTATCTAGTTGCTAAGTTGGCATGTTCTGATTCCGAAGTGAATAACATTTATGGACTTTTTGGTGTTGTTCTTACCATCATAGTCCCTCTGTTTCCAATCTTTTTCTCTTACACCAAAATtcttaaagtttgtttttctggttCCAAACAGACCAGACAGAGAGCTGTCAGTACCTGCACACCTCACCTTGTTTCCCTGCTTAACTTTTCTTTTGGGTGTTTGTTTGAAATACTCCAGAGTAGATTTGATATGAGCGGTGTATCCAGTGAGTTTAGAATCATTCTGTCTCTGTATTTCCTGATAATGCAACCACTTCTGAATCCTATCATGTATGGACTGCAAATGTCCAAAATACGAAATACATGTAAACAACTGTTGTGTGATAAAATGTTGTCTGGTCACAGAAATATTATGTAG
- the LOC133981096 gene encoding olfactory receptor 10A6-like — translation MMMMMNSTQVSYFTLSAYFDTGAFTYLYFLIILSLYMLIVGSNVFLIVVICMNRSLHEPMYLFLCSLFVNELYGSTGLFPFLLLQILSDIHTISKPFCYLQNFMLYSYGGVEFLNLAIMSYDRYLAICYPLQYNTRMTFNKIAMLIAVTWLIPLLLCVVMTSLTNSLQLCGNIIEKVYCDNYSIVKLACFDITINNIYGLFITSLTILCPLILIFYTYMKILKICFSGCKQSRQKAVSTCTPHLASLLNFSCGASFEVVQSRFNMSNVPNILRIVLSLYWLTCQPLFNPLLYGLNMSKIRMVCKSFVFANM, via the coding sequence atgatgatgatgatgaactcCACTCAGGTTTCAtatttcactctctctgcttACTTTGACACTGGAGCTTTTACATATCTATATTTCCTCatcattttgtctttatacATGTTGATAGTTGGTTCCAATGTGTTTCTCATTGTGGTTATCTGCATGAACAGAAGCTTACATGAACCTATGTACCTTTTCCTGTGCAGCCTGTTTGTAAATGAACTGTATGGTAGTACAGGGTTGTTTCCATTCCTTCTGCTTCAGATCCTCTCTGACATTCACACTATTTCTAAACCTTTTTGCTACCTGCAGAATTTCATGTTATACTCATATGGAGGTGTTGAGTTTCTAAACTTAGCCATCATGTCTTATGACAGGTATCTTGCTATCTGTTATCCTCTGCAGTATAACACACGGATGACATTTAACAAAATTGCCATGCTCATTGCAGTAACGTGGTTAATACctttgctgctgtgtgttgtgatgacatcattgacTAACTCTTTACAGCTGTGTGGGAACATTATAGAGAAAGTGTACTGTGATAACTACTCTATAGTCAAACTGGCCTGCTTTGACATCACCATCAATAACATCTATGGACTCTTTATTACCTCGCTCACAATCCTTTGCcctctcattttaattttttacactTACATGAagattttaaagatttgtttctCAGGTTGTAAACAGAGCCGACAGAAAGCCGTCAGCACCTGCACGCCTCACCTCGCCTCGCTGCTCAACTTCTCATGTGGAGCGAGTTTTGAAGTAGTGCAGAGCAGGTTTAATATGAGCAATGTGCCCAATATTCTTCGTATTGTTTTGTCATTATATTGGCTCACATGTCAGCCGCTCTTTAACCCTTTACTGTACGGCCTGAATATGTCAAAAATCCGTATGGTATGTAAAAGTTTTGTCTTTGCTAATATGTAG